A part of Solenopsis invicta isolate M01_SB chromosome 2, UNIL_Sinv_3.0, whole genome shotgun sequence genomic DNA contains:
- the LOC105193644 gene encoding uncharacterized protein LOC105193644, with amino-acid sequence MIPSKSKRSESRRSSILKPRKPRQPLQNVNFDSSSNENSPAASKAKRRVSFAEKKHVKEFCHSTEQGTVWDNTYEENDSTSKGSFVFDQNAEGESKENTLLHTSNKDCRRAHSEGNSCCLSSAYLTSNQLSQECVARDNEEDNVNCDLDLTDPIKSTELSNTSRLGHALLPNESCVSNDAISSVIVAHCDSNDECMELPNEESQCRQTVIKNISKNMKSNNITIYRDSNEKDCANKCSESRSIDTNAELNNTCVQDLSVELTTPISAFLLSSCLHTEQERKQKHNDVNSLDTTNCTTNCNNISMEITEAVPIFTKSVVSDFENFKQIPILQNCKNTRWNATNIPSMIFSTNLQSNIVSKDISECMPDVNYANDSMVLTSVIQPCTEVTDTNTCRTGNSIASHVSKKTIVTSSKIYERSACDEDTIKGNDLTVGKDQTDKTEIFNDVPMEMTKPVSITLPSSVYSKENFRVDEPISSDDRTMFYHNVSMEMTKIVSTKNKQDITEFICKSSEENTHGRKDINTSACFNEEIGSLHKSMEFTEIAPVSHERILHAVQSVKNTCEDHNDSRIDFNNTSMEITKSANVLSLNIEKENLKIVESTSKDDRTTFFHNVSMEMTEAVSAKSKRDITAFDKSISEENAPSRRDVNISACFNEGTTTLCRSMELTEIVPASCERMLHSVQSIKNTCQDKNDKIDFDASMEITKSVNILPLNDDKENLKIVESMSKDDKTTFFHNVSMEMTTAVSSRNQQEVTQLITCKSENNTDGEKNTNDSIEFNEGIKLLSKSMEFTEIVYPISLHEKTFNTTNPVHTQSTTQSTSFSQTLAKTACSLPVENSAEVCQTDIAANRTIQDISMKITTGMPSTTDLAQDVKINKTDNSIISKNDKLQNLITNDNPTKSEKSVTNENLTIAKKIMETERVCNSFMEAQSSQENDVSLLPSTNANHVENDVEHNDCFIKDNIVDNIDHTQVSNSNLRDSLNEINKHSFLRKDSSCLENSLVELQSIKPPSFVCLDSEEENSSHEIQCESPSSISVITNVPVDNTFNRSVIDNVTESKCLVSPRENVSSDYCTILREKEETNIENNQAKDCHGSTVVDKTEDNTQETNQAITKTIINDNRSNESNYCKTKNINEDSILSMKVKDGGKAVTVQDINHYTSLIIKEINVTDEDQMDKREYTRKRENEDAKLQDNIQDKGEYSNGKRRRTEKWSDNFAGTEAVIEGQIDSEESRKSWNDEIKKQSMEQKDECAIEELVTTRHVNMVEDIENESLIEQDPFLTLSQKLGTHGARDNCIWNVYYKNINKKMIVFGFMSNSLLIAIFLSDDFDDSTENLIKKTKIISRLADDAEILIKIVHKLILEKVNVEILANVYRTHQDILPMLNFLSQEVKLAMDFMFDLRRLDNLNLMEIVQDEITFISRSKRMDIILRVTIKVKRFDKLTPNDINLGYLLGKNRIKEIDIKNLIKNVKKDHKFLRRYMNDVKDYIDIMEETFK; translated from the exons AT GATTCCATCTAAATCTAAGAGAAGTGAATCTAGACGTTCATCG ATTCTTAAGCCACGTAAACCACGGCAACCGTTGCAAAACGTAAATTTTGATTCTTCATCCAATGAAAACAGTCCAGCTGCGTCAAAAGCCAAGAGACGTGTTAGTTTTGCGGAAAAGAAACATGTCAA AGAGTTTTGTCATTCTACTGAACAAGGGACTGTATGGGATAATACATATGAAGAAAATGATTCCACTTCGAAAGGATCTTTTGTATTCGATCAGAATGCTGAAGGTGAATCAAAAGAAAATACATTGTTACATACTTCTAACAAGGATTGTAGACGTGCTCATTCCGAAGGTAACTCGTGTTGTCTAAGCAGTGCTTATTTAACAAGTAACCAACTGTCGCAAGAATGTGTTGCAAGAGATAACGAAGAAGATAATGTAAACTGTGATTTAGATCTTACCGATCCAATAAAATCTACAGAATTATCTAATACATCTCGACTAGGACATGCTTTATTGCCAAATGAATCTTGTGTATCTAACGATGCAATATCGAGCGTTATTGTTGCACATTGCGACTCGAATGACGAATGTATGGAATTGCCCAATGAAGAATCTCAATGTAGACAAActgtgataaaaaatatatctaaaaacATGAAATCAAACAATATTACTATATATAGAGATTCCAATGAAAAGGACTGCGCCAATAAATGTTCCGAGTCACGTTCTATCGATACTAATGCTGAATTAAACAATACATGTGTCCAGGATTTGTCTGTGGAGTTAACTACACCAATAtctgcatttttattatcttcatGTTTACACACAGAACAAGAAaggaaacaaaaacataatgaTGTAAATAGTTTAGATACAACAAATTGTACAACTAATTGCAATAATATATCAATGGAAATTACTGAAGCTGTACCAATATTTACAAAGTCTGTCGTTtctgattttgaaaatttcaaacaaattccAATATTACAAAACTGTAAAAATACAAGGTGGAATGCCACAAATATTCCCAGCATgatattttcaacaaatttacaATCTAATATTGTTTCTAAAGATATTTCTGAATGTATGCCAGATGTAAACTATGCTAATGACTCAATGGTATTAACATCTGTAATACAGCCATGTACAGAAGTCACAGATACTAACACGTGTCGCACAGGTAATAGTATAGCTTCTCATGTTTCAAAAAAAACTATCGTCACATCATCTAAAATATATGAAAGAAGTGCCTGTGACGAAGATACAATTAAAGGAAATGATCTGACGGTAGGGAaagatcaaactgataaaactgaaatttttaatgatgtaCCGATGGAAATGACAAAGCCTGTAAGTATCACGTTGCCTTCGAGTGTTTACAGTAAAGAGAATTTTAGAGTGGACGAACCGATATCCAGCGATGACAGAACCATGTTTTACCATAACGTATCTATGGAAATGACGAAAATAGTGTcgacaaaaaataaacaagatatTACTGAATTTATCTGTAAATCATCTGAAGAGAATACACATGGCAGAAAGGATATAAACACATCGGCCTGCTTTAATGAAGAAATTGGATCATTACATAAGTCTATGGAGTTTACTGAAATTGCTCCAGTTTCCCACGAGAGAATACTTCATGCTGTACAATCTGTAAAAAATACATGTGAAGATCATAACGATAGtagaattgattttaataatacatcAATGGAAATAACAAAGTCAGCAAATGTATTATCTTTAAACATTgaaaaagagaatttaaaaattgttgaatcGACTTCGAAAGATGATAGAACTACATTTTTCCATAACGTATCCATGGAAATGACAGAAGCAGTGTCGGCAAAAAGCAAACGAGATATCACTGCTTTTGATAAATCAATATCTGAAGAAAATGCACCTAGCAGAAGGGATGTAAACATATCGGCCTGCTTTAATGAAGGAACTACAACGTTATGCAGGTCTATGGAATTGACTGAAATTGTCCCAGCTTCTTGCGAGAGAATGCTTCATTCTGtacaatctataaaaaatacatgccaagataaaaacgataaaattgattttgatgcATCAATGGAAATAACAAAGTCAGTAAATATATTACCTTTAAACGATGAcaaagagaatttaaaaatagttgaatCAATGTCGAAGGATGATAAAACTACATTTTTCCACAATGTATCCATGGAAATGACTACCGCGGTATCATCGAGAAATCAACAAGAAGTTACTCAGCTAATTACttgtaaatctgaaaataatacagatggagaaaaaaatacaaacgatTCCATCGAATTTAATGAAGGAATCAAATTATTGAGTAAATCCATGGAGTTTACCGAAATTGTTTACCCAATTTCTTTGCACGAGAAAACGTTTAATACTACCAATCCTGTTCACACACAGTCCACTACACAGTCCACATCATTCTCCCAAACGTTAGCAAAAACAGCCTGTTCATTGCCTGTTGAAAATTCTGCAGAAGTATGTCAAACTGATATAGCTGCAAACAGAACAATTCAAGATATATCAATGAAAATTACTACTGGAATGCCGTCAACAACGGATCTCGCACAAGacgtgaaaataaataaaacggaCAATTCAATCATTTCTAAAAATGACAAATTACAAAATCTAATAACAAATGATAATCCAACCAAATCAGAGAAAAGTGTAACAAACGAAAATCTTACAATTGCAAAGAAAATTATGGAAACGGAAAGAGTTTGCAACTCTTTTATGGAAGCTCAATCGTCTCAAGAAAATGATGTATCTTTATTACCGAGTACTAACGCTAACCATGTAGAGAATGATGTAGAGCATAATGATTGTTTTATAAAGGATAATATAGTAGATAATATAGATCACACACAGGTATCTAACTCAAATCTCAGAGATAGTTTAAACGAGATTAATAAACATAGCTTCTTAAGGAAAGATTCGTCATGCCTGGAAAACAGCTTGGTAGAGCTACAATCAATTAAACCACCATCGTTCGTATGTTTGGACAGCGAGGAAGAAAATTCATCCCATGAAATTCAATGCGAATCTCCATCATCGATCTCAGTCATCACTAATGTGCCAGTTGATAATACCTTTAATCGTTCAGTAATAGATAATGTAACAGAGTCAAAGTGTCTAGTAAGTCCGAGGGAAAATGTTTCAAGTgattattgtacaattttaagagaaaaagaagaaacaaatattgaaaacaATCAAGCAAAGGATTGTCACGGAAGCACTGTAGTAGATAAAACTGAAGATAATACTCAGGAAACTAACCAAGCAATTacgaaaacaattattaatgataatcgATCTAATGAATCAAATTATTGTAAGACAAAGAATATTAATGAAGATAGTATATTATCAATGAAGGTTAAGGATGGGGGGAAGGCTGTAACGGTACAAGATATTAATCATTACACGTCATTaattatcaaagaaattaatGTAACAGATGAAGATCAAATGGATAAAAGAGAATATACTCGAAAGAGGGAAAATGAAGATGCAAAGCTGCAAGATAATATTCAAGACAAAGGGGAGTATTCAAATGGGAAAAGGCGAAGGACAGAAAAGTGGAGTGATAATTTCGCAGGCACAGAAGCAGTAATTGAAGGTCAAATAGATTCTGAAGAAAGTAGAAAAAGTTGgaatgatgaaataaaaaagcaaaGTATGGAACAAAAAGATGAATGTGCAATAGAAGAACTTGTAACGACGCGACATGTCAATATGGTTGAAGATATTGAAAACGAATCTTTGATCGAACAAGATCCGTTTTTAACATTATCGCAAAAATTAGGAACGCATGGCGCAag gGATAATTGCATTtggaatgtatattataaaaatatcaacaaGAAAATGATTGTTTTTGGTTTCATGTCAAATTCATTATTGATAGCGATATTCTTATCAGATGATTTTGACGACTCTacagaaaatttgataaaaaagacCAAGATTATTTCGCGTCTTGCAG ATGATGCagaaatactaataaaaatagttcACAAGTTAATTTTGGAGAAAGTAAACGTCGAAATACTTGCAAATGTATATAGAACTCATCAGGACATCCTTCCGATGTTAAATTTTCTTTCGCAGGAAGTGAAACTAGCGATGGACTTCATGTTCGATTTGAGACGTTTAGATAACTTAAACTTAATGGAGATTGTTCAAGACGA AATTACATTCATTTCTCGAAGTAAACGAATGGACATTATATTGAGAGTTACGATCAAAGTAAAACGATTTGATAAACTCACTCCGAATGACATAAACTTGGGTTATCTGTTgggaaaaaatagaataaa agaaatagatattaaaaacttaattaaaaacgtaaaaaaggACCATAAATTTCTAAGGAGATATATGAACGACGTGAAGGATTATATTGATATAATGGAAGAGACTTTCAAATAA